Proteins encoded within one genomic window of Methanocalculus alkaliphilus:
- a CDS encoding HEAT repeat domain-containing protein — protein MGFFRNLRSRLGAEKQKIEEEGEEEAHLPRLSLDETLGSPDPEVRLHAVSAIGEIGKAAVPLLITALHDESWRVRRGAAAGLIRIREPAVAPMIQTFEGGRSDVRRELIRALHLIGDTAFPSLVSALNSPSPEIRSGVIETIGLMGGERRIEPLNKALSDEDPRVRAAAARAYGYLPDDRAIPTLLLLFGDQEERVRNAAVQACTQLGAAAVPPLIQALQGADPEIRLRIEEVMAEIGDTARGKIVPLLQHEDPIMRMTGIRILGRIRDLNTVSHLIGALADPDPEVRDGAIIALTGFGKAALPEVTAAFESSENRIREGAMEILAGIGEPAVPTMVTYLRNEEPAVRRQAAVVLGEIGSHEAHEPLTDLLRDSDPAVRREAFLALEHLRR, from the coding sequence ATGGGTTTTTTCAGAAATCTCAGATCCCGTCTTGGAGCAGAAAAACAGAAGATTGAGGAAGAGGGAGAGGAAGAGGCACATCTTCCACGACTGTCGCTTGACGAGACACTCGGGAGCCCCGATCCGGAGGTCCGGCTACACGCCGTCTCGGCAATAGGAGAGATCGGCAAAGCAGCGGTCCCTCTCCTGATCACAGCCCTCCATGATGAGAGCTGGCGGGTCAGGCGGGGGGCGGCTGCGGGGCTTATTCGTATCAGGGAACCGGCAGTTGCTCCGATGATCCAGACATTTGAAGGGGGGAGGAGCGATGTCCGGAGGGAGTTGATCAGGGCCCTCCATCTCATCGGCGATACCGCATTCCCCTCACTCGTATCTGCACTCAACAGTCCGTCCCCGGAGATCAGATCAGGTGTAATCGAGACGATTGGCCTGATGGGTGGAGAGAGACGGATAGAACCACTGAATAAAGCGCTCAGCGATGAGGACCCCCGGGTCCGTGCAGCGGCTGCACGGGCATATGGATATCTCCCTGATGATCGGGCAATACCAACACTCCTTCTTCTTTTTGGGGATCAGGAGGAGCGGGTCAGAAATGCGGCTGTTCAGGCATGTACACAGCTTGGAGCAGCCGCTGTCCCGCCCCTCATCCAGGCACTCCAGGGGGCAGATCCGGAGATCAGACTACGGATCGAAGAGGTGATGGCCGAGATTGGCGACACTGCACGCGGGAAGATCGTCCCACTCCTTCAACATGAGGATCCAATAATGAGAATGACCGGGATTCGGATTCTTGGCAGGATCCGGGATCTCAATACCGTTTCACACCTCATCGGAGCTCTTGCGGATCCTGATCCGGAGGTCCGGGACGGGGCGATCATCGCCCTCACGGGTTTTGGGAAGGCGGCACTTCCGGAGGTCACCGCAGCCTTTGAGAGCAGCGAGAACCGAATCCGGGAGGGAGCAATGGAGATCCTGGCAGGGATTGGTGAGCCGGCGGTTCCAACCATGGTCACCTATCTCCGCAATGAGGAGCCCGCCGTCAGAAGGCAGGCTGCCGTCGTCCTCGGTGAGATTGGCAGCCATGAAGCCCATGAGCCGCTCACCGATCTCCTCCGGGACAGTGATCCCGCCGTCCGGAGGGAAGCGTTTCTGGCACTTGAGCACCTCAGAAGATAA